The following are from one region of the Quercus robur chromosome 1, dhQueRobu3.1, whole genome shotgun sequence genome:
- the LOC126731345 gene encoding disease resistance protein RPV1-like isoform X10, which translates to MALVTTKGASSSSSSFTHQPKNFNVFLSFRGEDTRFGFVSHLYHALCLQGIHTFIDNDLERGEEISTELLKTIENSTLSVIIFSENYASSAWCLDELAKIIECWENIQSVLPTFYKVDSYGVRKSVLPIFYKVDPSKVRKQQGKFGEALTRHEENFNDKEKVQRWRKALLKAGGISGWHCNNSSNECELIQEIVKEISKSKLNQMELHVAKYPVGIKSRAEALITHLYIESNEDIHMVAIYGLGGVGKTTIAKDIYNKISHHFKAKVFLENVRERSQTNEGIICLQKILLSKILGSRNLEVCNVSIGITMINECLCQKRVLIILDDVDNLDQIEKMLGKCDQFAAGSRIIMTTRNKRLLGTLGNGISTYEYEVKELNENEAIELFSKHAFQSNKPNGDYLELAHKVIHYAKGLPLALVVMGADLYRRPKLEWESALKKYEKIPNGDIQKILKISYDGLDENEQNIFLDIACFFKGYCMNYDKVVAILEGCDLEPVDGISRLIDKCLVTGDHYNELSMHDLLQRMGREIVRQESPQNPGERSRLWHCEDVLEGSDIIQSIRLDPSEPIELQLNAQIFRKMKNLRLLTIHNVRCQGHLEYLPNGLNLLDWPEYPFPLLPFHFSPKNLVVLNMAGNQLEKTFKQVFAFKTLSYVDFSRCESILKIPDLSMSPNIKELKLAHCKNLVKIDDSVGRLDKLEVWDLKGCEKLETLPSCLSMKSLRSFNLTYCESLKMFPPNISQEMKSLKRLYLYGTGISELPQSFGNLTGITDLDLGNWTGQLHFPGSIYNLQCLQILYLIGDFTFPKDEEPLCNSYGGFSKYVFPSLNSLFFSDFSNLSEMEFILNYCCPPTLGELYINGSNIVNLPKSIDRFQSLEFLEIARCYGLEEIPRFPQSVRYVSAPAREILVQIPEILRLPPNIPPCLGVSSHMLIGPHPHSSSTISPVSVPEKYVFLSDYNFVVDLLGDEIIEIPNWLNHQRNGNSISFFIGPEIPTITLCLCVEIKMIAYDIYDVNYHAVISINGCERLFESSCFSNKYGAQLVFCCRLQSSLQILFEDLNLGDRNLVQIFCEASNDTGKIVSEIKRVGVHVECICSPQKSQKVSKKRNWPLESRICTCLCLAQTHCQCPKQLCSTYSTGPTSVHSGYSDNCIISSAMDGGGSSSISLSSNSGLSMDVTNGSEFDFGFQSTLGDGFDMGSSSLIDDSDFSPYP; encoded by the exons ATGGCGCTTGTGACCACCAAAGGAGCctcatcttcctcttcctctttcacCCACCAACCCAAGAACTTCAATGTTTTTTTGAGTTTCAGAGGTGAAGACACCCGTTTTGGTTTTGTAAGCCATCTGTATCACGCTTTGTGTCTCCAAGGTATTCACACCTTCATCGATAATGATCTTGAAAGGGGAGAAGAAATTTCTACAGAGCTTCTCAAAACCATTGAGAATTCAACGTTGTCAGTTATTATATTTTCTGAAAACTATGCATCCTCCGCTTGGTGTTTGGATGAACTTGCTAAGATTATTGAGTGTTGGGAAAATATTCAATCGGTGTTACCAACTTTTTACAAAGTGGATTCATATGGAGTTCGTAAATCGGTGTTaccaattttttacaaggtgGATCCATCTAAAGTTCGTAAGCAGCAAGGAAAGTTTGGGGAAGCACTAACTAgacatgaagaaaattttaatgataaaGAGAAAGTACAAAGGTGGAGGAAAGCTCTACTTAAGGCAGGCGGAATTTCTGGATGGCACTGCAATAACAG CAGCAACGAATGTGAACTTATCCAAGAAATTGTTAAAGAGATCTCAAAGTCTAAACTAAATCAGATGGAATTACATGTTGCTAAATATCCAGTTGGAATAAAGTCTCGTGCAGAGGCTTTAATAACACATTTATATATTGAATCAAATGAGGATATTCACATGGTAGCGATCTATGGCCTTGGTGGAGTAGGCAAAACTACAATCGCAAAAgatatttataacaaaatttcaCATCATTTCAAAGCAAAAGTTTTTCTAGAGAATGTTAGAGAGAGGTCACAGACAAATGAAGGCATAATATGTCTACAAAAGATACTTCTTTCTAAGATCTTAGGGAGCAGGAATTTGGAAGTGTGTAATGTATCTATTGGAATCACTATGATAAATGAATGTCTTTGCCAAAAGAGGGTTCTTATCATACTTGACGATGTGGATAATttggaccaaatagaaaaaatgcTTGGAAAATGTGATCAGTTTGCTGCTGGAAGTAGAATCATTATGACAACAAGAAATAAACGCTTGCTTGGAACTCTTGGAAATGGTATTTCAACCTATGAATATGAGGTCAAGGaattaaatgaaaatgaagCTATTGAACTCTTTAGTAAGCATGCTTTCCAAAGTAACAAACCCAATGGAGATTATTTGGAACTTGCGCACAAAGTTATACATTATGCCAAAGGCCTTCCACTAGCTCTTGTAGTAATGGGTGCTGATCTGTATCGAAGACCAAAACTTGAATGGGAAAGTGCTctaaaaaagtatgaaaaaattCCGAATGGAGATATTCAAAAGATACTGAAAATAAGTTATGATGGATTAGATGAAAATGAACAGAATATTTTCCttgatattgcatgtttcttcaAGGGATATTGCATGAATTATGATAAGGTTGTGGCTATACTAGAAGGTTGTGATTTAGAACCAGTAGATGGTATTTCAAGACTTATTGATAAATGTCTCGTGACTGGTGATCATTATAATGAATTGTCAATGCATGATTTGCTACAAAGAATGGGTAGAGAAATTGTTCGACAAGAATCACCACAAAATCCAGGAGAACGTAGTAGACTATGGCATTGTGAGGATGTTCTTGAG GGGTCAGATATAATTCAAAGCATAAGGTTGGATCCGTCTGAGCCAATAGAGTTGCAATTGAATGCACAAATATTTCGTAAGATGAAAAATCTTAGATTGCTTACAATTCACAATGTACGTTGCCAAGGACACCTTGAATATCTTCCCAATGGGTTAAATCTGCTTGATTGGCCTGAATATCCATTCCCTCTGCTTCCATTTCATTTTTCTCCTAAAAATCTGGTCGTACTCAACATGGCCGGTAACCAATTAGAGAAAACATTCAAGCAG GTTTTTGCATTCAAAACCTTGAGTTATGTGGACTTCAGTCGGTGTGAATCCATTTTGAAAATACCCGACTTATCAATGAGCCCAAACATAAAGGAATTGAAACTTGCGCACTGTAAAAATTTAGTTAAGATTGATGACTCCGTGGGGCGTCTTGATAAGCTTGAAGTGTGGGACCTTAAGGGTTGCGAAAAACTTGAAACTCTTCCGAGTTGTCTCTCGATGAAGTCTCTTAGATCTTTTAATCTTACTTACTGCGAAAGCCTTAAGATGTTCCCCCCCAATATTTCGCAAGAAATGAAAAGTTTAAAGAGGTTATATTTGTACGGGACTGGAATTAGTGAGTTGCCTCAGTCATTTGGGAATCTCACTGGGATTACTGATTTAGATCTAGGAAACTGGACGGGACAGCTACATTTTCCAG GTAGCATCTATAACTTACAATGTCTTCAGATTCTCTATCTTATTGGCGATTTCACATTTCCGAAGGACGAGGAGCCACTGTGCAATTCTTACGGAGGCTTTTCCAAATATGTTTTTCCAAGCTTGAACAGTCTATTTTTTTCCGATTTTTCAAATCTCTCAGAAAtggaatttattttgaattattgtTGCCCCCCTACATTGGGAGAATTATATATCAATGGTAGCAATATTGTTAACCTCCCAAAAAGCATTGACAGATTTCAGAGTTTAGAATTTCTCGAAATCGCACGTTGCTATGGACTTGAGGAAATTCCAAGGTTTCCACAAAGTGTAAGATATGTATCTGCACCAGCAAGGGAAATATTGGTTCAG ATTCCAGAAATATTAAGGCTTCCACCAAATATACCACCTTGTTTAGGTGTGAGTAGCCACATGTTAATAGGTCCACACCCCCACTCATCTTCTACAATATCCCCAGTGAGTGTCCCCGAGAAGTATGTCTTCCTTAGTGACTATAACTTTGTGGTAGATTTACTTGGGGATGAGATCATTGAGATTCCAAATTGGTTAAACCACCAACGCAATGGAAATTCAATATCATTCTTCATTGGTCCAGAAATTCCAACAATTACTCTGTGTCTGTGTGTTGAGATTAAAATGATAGCGTATGATATTTATGATGTTAATTATCATGCTGTCATTTCCATCAATGGTTGTGAACGACTGTTTGAAAGCTCATGTTTTAGTAATAAATATGGTGCGCAGCTGGTGTTTTGTTGTAGACTTCAGAGCTCATTGCAGATACTATTTGAGGACTTGAATCTAGGTGATCGGAATCTTGTTCAGATTTTCTGTGAAGCCTCAAATGATACTGGAAAAATTGTTTCTGAGATTAAAAGGGTAGGGGTCCATGTAGAATGCATTTGTTCTCctcaaaaatcacaaaaagtTAGCAAAAAGAGAAACTGGCCCCTAGAATCAAGGATCTGCACATGTTTGTGTTTAGCACAAACCCATTGCCAGTGTCCAAAGCAGCTTTGCTCCACATATTCAACAGGACCAACTTCAGTGCATTCAGGCTATTCGGACAATTGTATTATCTCAAGTGCTATGGATGGTGGCGGGTCATCCTCGATTTCTTTGTCATCTAATTCAGGGCTTTCTATGGACGTGACAAATGGGTCtgaatttgattttggatttcaaTCAACCCTTGGTGATGGGTTTGACATGGGTTCTTCCTCTTTAATAGATGATTCTGACTTTAGTCCATATCCATAG
- the LOC126731345 gene encoding disease resistance protein RPV1-like isoform X3, producing MALVTTKGASSSSSSFTHQPKNFNVFLSFRGEDTRFGFVSHLYHALCLQGIHTFIDNDLERGEEISTELLKTIENSTLSVIIFSENYASSAWCLDELAKIIECWENIQSVLPTFYKVDSYGVRKSVLPIFYKVDPSKVRKQQGKFGEALTRHEENFNDKEKVQRWRKALLKAGGISGWHCNNSSNECELIQEIVKEISKSKLNQMELHVAKYPVGIKSRAEALITHLYIESNEDIHMVAIYGLGGVGKTTIAKDIYNKISHHFKAKVFLENVRERSQTNEGIICLQKILLSKILGSRNLEVCNVSIGITMINECLCQKRVLIILDDVDNLDQIEKMLGKCDQFAAGSRIIMTTRNKRLLGTLGNGISTYEYEVKELNENEAIELFSKHAFQSNKPNGDYLELAHKVIHYAKGLPLALVVMGADLYRRPKLEWESALKKYEKIPNGDIQKILKISYDGLDENEQNIFLDIACFFKGYCMNYDKVVAILEGCDLEPVDGISRLIDKCLVTGDHYNELSMHDLLQRMGREIVRQESPQNPGERSRLWHCEDVLEVLTKNTGSDIIQSIRLDPSEPIELQLNAQIFRKMKNLRLLTIHNVHCQGHLEYLPNGLNLLDWPEYPFPLLPSHFSPKNLVVLNMAGNQLEKTFKQVFAFKTLSYVDFSRCESILKIPDLSMSPNIKELKLVYCKNLVKIDDSVGRLDKLELWDLTGCKKLETLPSCLSMKSLRSFNLDSCRSLKMFPPNISQEMKSLKRLHLYGTGISELPQSFGNLTGITDLVLGYWAVRLHLPGSIYNLQCLQILYLIGDFTFPKDEEPLCNSYGGFSKYVFPSLNSLFFSDFSNLSEMEFILNYCCPPTLGELYINGSNIVNLPKSIDRFQSLEFLEIARCYGLEEIPRFPQSVRYVSAPAREILVQIPEILRLPPNIPPCLGVSSHMLIGPHPHSSSTISPVSVPEKYVFLSDYNFVVDLLGDEIIEIPNWLNHQRNGNSISFFIGPEIPTITLCLCVEIKMIAYDIYDVNYHAVISINGCERLFESSCFSNKYGAQLVFCCRLQSSLQILFEDLNLGDRNLVQIFCEASNDTGKIVSEIKRVGVHVECICSPQKSQKVSKKRNWPLESRICTCLCLAQTHCQCPKQLCSTYSTGPTSVHSGYSDNCIISSAMDGGGSSSISLSSNSGLSMDVTNGSEFDFGFQSTLGDGFDMGSSSLIDDSDFSPYP from the exons ATGGCGCTTGTGACCACCAAAGGAGCctcatcttcctcttcctctttcacCCACCAACCCAAGAACTTCAATGTTTTTTTGAGTTTCAGAGGTGAAGACACCCGTTTTGGTTTTGTAAGCCATCTGTATCACGCTTTGTGTCTCCAAGGTATTCACACCTTCATCGATAATGATCTTGAAAGGGGAGAAGAAATTTCTACAGAGCTTCTCAAAACCATTGAGAATTCAACGTTGTCAGTTATTATATTTTCTGAAAACTATGCATCCTCCGCTTGGTGTTTGGATGAACTTGCTAAGATTATTGAGTGTTGGGAAAATATTCAATCGGTGTTACCAACTTTTTACAAAGTGGATTCATATGGAGTTCGTAAATCGGTGTTaccaattttttacaaggtgGATCCATCTAAAGTTCGTAAGCAGCAAGGAAAGTTTGGGGAAGCACTAACTAgacatgaagaaaattttaatgataaaGAGAAAGTACAAAGGTGGAGGAAAGCTCTACTTAAGGCAGGCGGAATTTCTGGATGGCACTGCAATAACAG CAGCAACGAATGTGAACTTATCCAAGAAATTGTTAAAGAGATCTCAAAGTCTAAACTAAATCAGATGGAATTACATGTTGCTAAATATCCAGTTGGAATAAAGTCTCGTGCAGAGGCTTTAATAACACATTTATATATTGAATCAAATGAGGATATTCACATGGTAGCGATCTATGGCCTTGGTGGAGTAGGCAAAACTACAATCGCAAAAgatatttataacaaaatttcaCATCATTTCAAAGCAAAAGTTTTTCTAGAGAATGTTAGAGAGAGGTCACAGACAAATGAAGGCATAATATGTCTACAAAAGATACTTCTTTCTAAGATCTTAGGGAGCAGGAATTTGGAAGTGTGTAATGTATCTATTGGAATCACTATGATAAATGAATGTCTTTGCCAAAAGAGGGTTCTTATCATACTTGACGATGTGGATAATttggaccaaatagaaaaaatgcTTGGAAAATGTGATCAGTTTGCTGCTGGAAGTAGAATCATTATGACAACAAGAAATAAACGCTTGCTTGGAACTCTTGGAAATGGTATTTCAACCTATGAATATGAGGTCAAGGaattaaatgaaaatgaagCTATTGAACTCTTTAGTAAGCATGCTTTCCAAAGTAACAAACCCAATGGAGATTATTTGGAACTTGCGCACAAAGTTATACATTATGCCAAAGGCCTTCCACTAGCTCTTGTAGTAATGGGTGCTGATTTGTATCGAAGACCAAAACTTGAATGGGAAAGTGCTctaaaaaagtatgaaaaaattCCGAATGGAGATATTCAAAAGATACTGAAAATAAGTTATGATGGATTAGATGAAAATGAACAGAATATTTTCCttgatattgcatgtttcttcaAGGGATATTGCATGAATTATGATAAGGTTGTGGCTATACTAGAAGGTTGTGATTTAGAACCAGTAGATGGTATTTCAAGACTTATTGATAAATGTCTCGTGACTGGTGATCATTATAATGAATTGTCAATGCATGATTTGCTACAAAGAATGGGTAGAGAAATTGTTCGACAAGAATCACCACAAAATCCAGGAGAACGTAGTAGACTATGGCATTGTGAGGATGTTCTTGAGGTACTAACTAAAAATACG GGGTCAGATATAATTCAAAGCATAAGGTTGGATCCGTCTGAGCCAATAGAGTTGCAATTGAATGCACAAATATTTCGTAAGATGAAAAATCTTAGATTGCTTACAATTCACAATGTACATTGCCAAGGACACCTTGAATATCTTCCCAATGGGTTAAATCTGCTTGATTGGCCTGAATATCCATTCCCTCTGCTTCCATCCCATTTTTCTCCTAAAAATCTGGTCGTACTCAACATGGCCGGTAACCAATTAGAGAAAACATTCAAGCAG GTTTTTGCATTCAAAACCTTGAGTTATGTGGACTTCAGTCGGTGTGAATCCATTTTGAAAATACCCGACTTATCAATGAGCCCAAACATAAAGGAATTGAAACTTGTGTACTGTAAAAATTTAGTTAAGATTGATGACTCCGTGGGGCGTCTTGATAAGCTTGAACTGTGGGACCTTACGGGTTGCAAAAAACTTGAAACTCTTCCGAGTTGTCTCTCGATGAAGTCTCTTAGATCTTTTAATCTTGATTCCTGCAGAAGCCTTAAGATGTTCCCCCCCAATATTTCGCAAGAAATGAAAAGTTTAAAGAGGTTACATTTGTACGGGACTGGAATTAGTGAGTTGCCTCAGTCATTTGGGAATCTCACTGGGATTACTGATTTAGTTCTCGGATACTGGGCGGTACGGCTACATCTTCCAGGTAGCATCTATAACTTACAATGTCTTCAGATTCTCTATCTTATTGGCGATTTCACATTTCCGAAGGACGAGGAGCCACTGTGCAATTCTTACGGAGGCTTTTCCAAATATGTTTTTCCAAGCTTGAACAGTCTATTTTTTTCCGATTTTTCAAATCTCTCAGAAAtggaatttattttgaattattgtTGCCCCCCTACATTGGGAGAATTATATATCAATGGTAGCAATATTGTTAACCTCCCAAAAAGCATTGACAGATTTCAGAGTTTAGAATTTCTCGAAATCGCACGTTGCTATGGACTTGAGGAAATTCCAAGGTTTCCACAAAGTGTAAGATATGTATCTGCACCAGCAAGGGAAATATTGGTTCAG ATTCCAGAAATATTAAGGCTTCCACCAAATATACCACCTTGTTTAGGTGTGAGTAGCCACATGTTAATAGGTCCACACCCCCACTCATCTTCTACAATATCCCCAGTGAGTGTCCCCGAGAAGTATGTCTTCCTTAGTGACTATAACTTTGTGGTAGATTTACTTGGGGATGAGATCATTGAGATTCCAAATTGGTTAAACCACCAACGCAATGGAAATTCAATATCATTCTTCATTGGTCCAGAAATTCCAACAATTACTCTGTGTCTGTGTGTTGAGATTAAAATGATAGCGTATGATATTTATGATGTTAATTATCATGCTGTCATTTCCATCAATGGTTGTGAACGACTGTTTGAAAGCTCATGTTTTAGTAATAAATATGGTGCGCAGCTGGTGTTTTGTTGTAGACTTCAGAGCTCATTGCAGATACTATTTGAGGACTTGAATCTAGGTGATCGGAATCTTGTTCAGATTTTCTGTGAAGCCTCAAATGATACTGGAAAAATTGTTTCTGAGATTAAAAGGGTAGGGGTCCATGTAGAATGCATTTGTTCTCctcaaaaatcacaaaaagtTAGCAAAAAGAGAAACTGGCCCCTAGAATCAAGGATCTGCACATGTTTGTGTTTAGCACAAACCCATTGCCAGTGTCCAAAGCAGCTTTGCTCCACATATTCAACAGGACCAACTTCAGTGCATTCAGGCTATTCGGACAATTGTATTATCTCAAGTGCTATGGATGGTGGCGGGTCATCCTCGATTTCTTTGTCATCTAATTCAGGGCTTTCTATGGACGTGACAAATGGGTCtgaatttgattttggatttcaaTCAACCCTTGGTGATGGGTTTGACATGGGTTCTTCCTCTTTAATAGATGATTCTGACTTTAGTCCATATCCATAG
- the LOC126731345 gene encoding disease resistance protein RPV1-like isoform X9, with translation MALVTTKGASSSSSSFTHQPKNFNVFLSFRGEDTRFGFVSHLYHALCLQGIHTFIDNDLERGEEISTELLKTIENSTLSVIIFSENYASSAWCLDELAKIIECWENIQSVLPTFYKVDSYGVRKSVLPIFYKVDPSKVRKQQGKFGEALTRHEENFNDKEKVQRWRKALLKAGGISGWHCNNSSNECELIQEIVKEISKSKLNQMELHVAKYPVGIKSRAEALITHLYIESNEDIHMVAIYGLGGVGKTTIAKDIYNKISHHFKAKVFLENVRERSQTNEGIICLQKILLSKILGSRNLEVCNVSIGITMINECLCQKRVLIILDDVDNLDQIEKMLGKCDQFAAGSRIIMTTRNKRLLGTLGNGISTYEYEVKELNENEAIELFSKHAFQSNKPNGDYLELAHKVIHYAKGLPLALVVMGADLYRRPKLEWESALKKYEKIPNGDIQKILKISYDGLDENEQNIFLDIACFFKGYCMNYDKVVAILEGCDLEPVDGISRLIDKCLVTGDHYNELSMHDLLQRMGREIVRQESPQNPGERSRLWHCEDVLEGSDIIQSIRLDPSEPIELQLNAQIFRKMKNLRLLTIHNVHCQGHLEYLPNGLNLLDWPEYPFPLLPSHFSPKNLVVLNMAGNQLEKTFKQVFAFKTLSYVDFSRCESILKIPDLSMSPNIKELKLVYCKNLVKIDDSVGRLDKLELWDLTGCKKLETLPSCLSMKSLRSFNLDSCRSLKMFPPNISQEMKSLKRLHLYGTGISELPQSFGNLTGITDLVLGYWAVRLHLPGSIYNLQCLQILYLIGDFTFPKDEEPLCNSYGGFSKYVFPSLNSLFFSDFSNLSEMEFILNYCCPPTLGELYINGSNIVNLPKSIDRFQSLEFLEIARCYGLEEIPRFPQSVRYVSAPAREILVQIPEILRLPPNIPPCLGVSSHMLIGPHPHSSSTISPVSVPEKYVFLSDYNFVVDLLGDEIIEIPNWLNHQRNGNSISFFIGPEIPTITLCLCVEIKMIAYDIYDVNYHAVISINGCERLFESSCFSNKYGAQLVFCCRLQSSLQILFEDLNLGDRNLVQIFCEASNDTGKIVSEIKRVGVHVECICSPQKSQKVSKKRNWPLESRICTCLCLAQTHCQCPKQLCSTYSTGPTSVHSGYSDNCIISSAMDGGGSSSISLSSNSGLSMDVTNGSEFDFGFQSTLGDGFDMGSSSLIDDSDFSPYP, from the exons ATGGCGCTTGTGACCACCAAAGGAGCctcatcttcctcttcctctttcacCCACCAACCCAAGAACTTCAATGTTTTTTTGAGTTTCAGAGGTGAAGACACCCGTTTTGGTTTTGTAAGCCATCTGTATCACGCTTTGTGTCTCCAAGGTATTCACACCTTCATCGATAATGATCTTGAAAGGGGAGAAGAAATTTCTACAGAGCTTCTCAAAACCATTGAGAATTCAACGTTGTCAGTTATTATATTTTCTGAAAACTATGCATCCTCCGCTTGGTGTTTGGATGAACTTGCTAAGATTATTGAGTGTTGGGAAAATATTCAATCGGTGTTACCAACTTTTTACAAAGTGGATTCATATGGAGTTCGTAAATCGGTGTTaccaattttttacaaggtgGATCCATCTAAAGTTCGTAAGCAGCAAGGAAAGTTTGGGGAAGCACTAACTAgacatgaagaaaattttaatgataaaGAGAAAGTACAAAGGTGGAGGAAAGCTCTACTTAAGGCAGGCGGAATTTCTGGATGGCACTGCAATAACAG CAGCAACGAATGTGAACTTATCCAAGAAATTGTTAAAGAGATCTCAAAGTCTAAACTAAATCAGATGGAATTACATGTTGCTAAATATCCAGTTGGAATAAAGTCTCGTGCAGAGGCTTTAATAACACATTTATATATTGAATCAAATGAGGATATTCACATGGTAGCGATCTATGGCCTTGGTGGAGTAGGCAAAACTACAATCGCAAAAgatatttataacaaaatttcaCATCATTTCAAAGCAAAAGTTTTTCTAGAGAATGTTAGAGAGAGGTCACAGACAAATGAAGGCATAATATGTCTACAAAAGATACTTCTTTCTAAGATCTTAGGGAGCAGGAATTTGGAAGTGTGTAATGTATCTATTGGAATCACTATGATAAATGAATGTCTTTGCCAAAAGAGGGTTCTTATCATACTTGACGATGTGGATAATttggaccaaatagaaaaaatgcTTGGAAAATGTGATCAGTTTGCTGCTGGAAGTAGAATCATTATGACAACAAGAAATAAACGCTTGCTTGGAACTCTTGGAAATGGTATTTCAACCTATGAATATGAGGTCAAGGaattaaatgaaaatgaagCTATTGAACTCTTTAGTAAGCATGCTTTCCAAAGTAACAAACCCAATGGAGATTATTTGGAACTTGCGCACAAAGTTATACATTATGCCAAAGGCCTTCCACTAGCTCTTGTAGTAATGGGTGCTGATTTGTATCGAAGACCAAAACTTGAATGGGAAAGTGCTctaaaaaagtatgaaaaaattCCGAATGGAGATATTCAAAAGATACTGAAAATAAGTTATGATGGATTAGATGAAAATGAACAGAATATTTTCCttgatattgcatgtttcttcaAGGGATATTGCATGAATTATGATAAGGTTGTGGCTATACTAGAAGGTTGTGATTTAGAACCAGTAGATGGTATTTCAAGACTTATTGATAAATGTCTCGTGACTGGTGATCATTATAATGAATTGTCAATGCATGATTTGCTACAAAGAATGGGTAGAGAAATTGTTCGACAAGAATCACCACAAAATCCAGGAGAACGTAGTAGACTATGGCATTGTGAGGATGTTCTTGAG GGGTCAGATATAATTCAAAGCATAAGGTTGGATCCGTCTGAGCCAATAGAGTTGCAATTGAATGCACAAATATTTCGTAAGATGAAAAATCTTAGATTGCTTACAATTCACAATGTACATTGCCAAGGACACCTTGAATATCTTCCCAATGGGTTAAATCTGCTTGATTGGCCTGAATATCCATTCCCTCTGCTTCCATCCCATTTTTCTCCTAAAAATCTGGTCGTACTCAACATGGCCGGTAACCAATTAGAGAAAACATTCAAGCAG GTTTTTGCATTCAAAACCTTGAGTTATGTGGACTTCAGTCGGTGTGAATCCATTTTGAAAATACCCGACTTATCAATGAGCCCAAACATAAAGGAATTGAAACTTGTGTACTGTAAAAATTTAGTTAAGATTGATGACTCCGTGGGGCGTCTTGATAAGCTTGAACTGTGGGACCTTACGGGTTGCAAAAAACTTGAAACTCTTCCGAGTTGTCTCTCGATGAAGTCTCTTAGATCTTTTAATCTTGATTCCTGCAGAAGCCTTAAGATGTTCCCCCCCAATATTTCGCAAGAAATGAAAAGTTTAAAGAGGTTACATTTGTACGGGACTGGAATTAGTGAGTTGCCTCAGTCATTTGGGAATCTCACTGGGATTACTGATTTAGTTCTCGGATACTGGGCGGTACGGCTACATCTTCCAGGTAGCATCTATAACTTACAATGTCTTCAGATTCTCTATCTTATTGGCGATTTCACATTTCCGAAGGACGAGGAGCCACTGTGCAATTCTTACGGAGGCTTTTCCAAATATGTTTTTCCAAGCTTGAACAGTCTATTTTTTTCCGATTTTTCAAATCTCTCAGAAAtggaatttattttgaattattgtTGCCCCCCTACATTGGGAGAATTATATATCAATGGTAGCAATATTGTTAACCTCCCAAAAAGCATTGACAGATTTCAGAGTTTAGAATTTCTCGAAATCGCACGTTGCTATGGACTTGAGGAAATTCCAAGGTTTCCACAAAGTGTAAGATATGTATCTGCACCAGCAAGGGAAATATTGGTTCAG ATTCCAGAAATATTAAGGCTTCCACCAAATATACCACCTTGTTTAGGTGTGAGTAGCCACATGTTAATAGGTCCACACCCCCACTCATCTTCTACAATATCCCCAGTGAGTGTCCCCGAGAAGTATGTCTTCCTTAGTGACTATAACTTTGTGGTAGATTTACTTGGGGATGAGATCATTGAGATTCCAAATTGGTTAAACCACCAACGCAATGGAAATTCAATATCATTCTTCATTGGTCCAGAAATTCCAACAATTACTCTGTGTCTGTGTGTTGAGATTAAAATGATAGCGTATGATATTTATGATGTTAATTATCATGCTGTCATTTCCATCAATGGTTGTGAACGACTGTTTGAAAGCTCATGTTTTAGTAATAAATATGGTGCGCAGCTGGTGTTTTGTTGTAGACTTCAGAGCTCATTGCAGATACTATTTGAGGACTTGAATCTAGGTGATCGGAATCTTGTTCAGATTTTCTGTGAAGCCTCAAATGATACTGGAAAAATTGTTTCTGAGATTAAAAGGGTAGGGGTCCATGTAGAATGCATTTGTTCTCctcaaaaatcacaaaaagtTAGCAAAAAGAGAAACTGGCCCCTAGAATCAAGGATCTGCACATGTTTGTGTTTAGCACAAACCCATTGCCAGTGTCCAAAGCAGCTTTGCTCCACATATTCAACAGGACCAACTTCAGTGCATTCAGGCTATTCGGACAATTGTATTATCTCAAGTGCTATGGATGGTGGCGGGTCATCCTCGATTTCTTTGTCATCTAATTCAGGGCTTTCTATGGACGTGACAAATGGGTCtgaatttgattttggatttcaaTCAACCCTTGGTGATGGGTTTGACATGGGTTCTTCCTCTTTAATAGATGATTCTGACTTTAGTCCATATCCATAG